The Musa acuminata AAA Group cultivar baxijiao chromosome BXJ2-2, Cavendish_Baxijiao_AAA, whole genome shotgun sequence genome has a segment encoding these proteins:
- the LOC103968485 gene encoding serine/arginine-rich splicing factor SC35 isoform X1 codes for MSHFGRSGPPDIKDTYSLLVLNISFRTTADDLFPLFDRYGKVVDVFIPRDRRSGESRGFAFVRYKYADEAQKAVERLDGKFLFFFLMISLSVFFYSSRSEIYVDIYFIFFDLLGRNVDGRNIMVQFAKYGPNAERIHKGRIVEAIPKTRGRSRSRSPRPRYRDSNRERDYRRRSRSRSRGRYESDRYNDRERDYRRRSRSASPDYSRGRGRDDRRSRSVSYDSASPARHSPSPERSLTPRRTPPSSPEKGSRGERSPPSKSASPLARRTGSRSPSSRSLNED; via the exons ATGTCGCACTTCGGGAGATCGGGGCCGCCGGACATCAAGGACACCTACTCCCTTCTCGTCCTCAACATCAGCTTCC GAACCACGGCGGATGATCTCTTCCCACTCTTTGATCGGTATGGTAAAGTGGTTGACGTTTTCATTCCAAGGGATCGGAG GAGTGGAGAATCGCGGGGGTTTGCTTTTGTGAGGTATAAGTATGCAGATGAGGCACAGAAGGCTGTTGAAAGGCTCGATGGCAAGTTTCTGTTCTTCTTCTTGATGATTTCGTTGAGTGTTTTTTTTTATAGCTCAAGATCTGAGATTTATGTTgatatctattttattttttttgatctTTTAGGGAGGAATGTGGATGGGCGGAATATTATGGTTCAATTTGCAAAATATGGACCGAACGCTGAACGAAT TCATAAAGGAAGAATTGTTGAGGCAATTCCAAAGACGAGGGGCAGGTCAAGAAGCCGTAGCCCTCGACCCAG GTACAGAGACAGTAACCGAGAGAGGGATTATAGGAGGCGAAGTCGTAGTAGAAGCAGAGGTAGGTACGAGAGTGACAGGTACAATGATCGAGAAAGGGATTATCGCCGCCGCAGCCGCAGTGCAAGCCCTGATTACTCTAGAGGCCGTGGTAGAGATGATCGAAGGAGTCGAAGTGTCTCGTATGACAG TGCCTCACCGGCTAGGCATAGTCCTAGTCCTGAAAGGAGCCTGACGCCCCGCCGAACACCTCCTTCAAGTCCTGAGAAAGGTAGCCGTGGTGAACGTTCCCCACCTTCAAAAAGTGCATCACCCCTGGCTCGCCGTACTGGTTCCCGGAGTCCATCTTCTCGCAGCTTAAATGAG GATTAA
- the LOC103968485 gene encoding serine/arginine-rich splicing factor SC35 isoform X2, whose amino-acid sequence MSHFGRSGPPDIKDTYSLLVLNISFRTTADDLFPLFDRYGKVVDVFIPRDRRSGESRGFAFVRYKYADEAQKAVERLDGKNVDGRNIMVQFAKYGPNAERIHKGRIVEAIPKTRGRSRSRSPRPRYRDSNRERDYRRRSRSRSRGRYESDRYNDRERDYRRRSRSASPDYSRGRGRDDRRSRSVSYDSASPARHSPSPERSLTPRRTPPSSPEKGSRGERSPPSKSASPLARRTGSRSPSSRSLNED is encoded by the exons ATGTCGCACTTCGGGAGATCGGGGCCGCCGGACATCAAGGACACCTACTCCCTTCTCGTCCTCAACATCAGCTTCC GAACCACGGCGGATGATCTCTTCCCACTCTTTGATCGGTATGGTAAAGTGGTTGACGTTTTCATTCCAAGGGATCGGAG GAGTGGAGAATCGCGGGGGTTTGCTTTTGTGAGGTATAAGTATGCAGATGAGGCACAGAAGGCTGTTGAAAGGCTCGATGGCAA GAATGTGGATGGGCGGAATATTATGGTTCAATTTGCAAAATATGGACCGAACGCTGAACGAAT TCATAAAGGAAGAATTGTTGAGGCAATTCCAAAGACGAGGGGCAGGTCAAGAAGCCGTAGCCCTCGACCCAG GTACAGAGACAGTAACCGAGAGAGGGATTATAGGAGGCGAAGTCGTAGTAGAAGCAGAGGTAGGTACGAGAGTGACAGGTACAATGATCGAGAAAGGGATTATCGCCGCCGCAGCCGCAGTGCAAGCCCTGATTACTCTAGAGGCCGTGGTAGAGATGATCGAAGGAGTCGAAGTGTCTCGTATGACAG TGCCTCACCGGCTAGGCATAGTCCTAGTCCTGAAAGGAGCCTGACGCCCCGCCGAACACCTCCTTCAAGTCCTGAGAAAGGTAGCCGTGGTGAACGTTCCCCACCTTCAAAAAGTGCATCACCCCTGGCTCGCCGTACTGGTTCCCGGAGTCCATCTTCTCGCAGCTTAAATGAG GATTAA